One genomic window of Gemmatimonadales bacterium includes the following:
- a CDS encoding acetyl-CoA carboxylase biotin carboxylase subunit, which yields MKRVLIANRGEIALRIIRACHEDGLEAVAVYSAADRTSPYVRAADLAVPIGPPPATESYLNIDRLLDAAARAGADAVHPGYGFLAERAAFAEAVDAAGLVFIGPPAEAIRAMGDKTAARRCMQAAGVPTVPGAMAPVTDEAAARTLAHDLGYPVMVKAAAGGGGRGMRVVREASELAGALEAASSEAAKAFGDPAVYLEKYVVAPRHVEIQVLADAERTVHLGERECSIQRRHQKVVEEAPSVAVTPALRAAMGAAAVAAARAVNYRGAGTCEFLLASDGAFYFLEMNTRIQVEHPVTELVYGVDLVREQLRIARGLPMRVPQGPLAPRGWAIECRITSEDPANGFLPSTGRIAYLQVPAGPGVRWDAGVGIGDEVTLYYDSLLAKLIVWAPDRGAALSRMRRALDELVVVGISTNQMFLRRLLSDPAFARGDIDIQLLERRPDLLMPAADAARDVELAIAAALAEDAVRHARRPAALDGASGQSAWTRQARLDAVG from the coding sequence GTGAAGCGCGTCCTGATTGCCAATCGCGGCGAGATCGCCCTCCGCATCATCCGCGCGTGTCACGAGGACGGTCTCGAGGCCGTGGCCGTGTACTCGGCGGCCGACCGCACGAGCCCCTACGTGCGCGCGGCCGATCTCGCCGTCCCGATCGGCCCGCCGCCGGCGACCGAGAGCTATCTCAACATCGACCGGCTGCTTGATGCGGCCGCGCGTGCGGGCGCCGATGCCGTGCATCCGGGCTACGGCTTTCTGGCCGAGCGCGCCGCGTTCGCCGAAGCGGTCGACGCGGCGGGTCTCGTATTCATCGGCCCGCCGGCCGAGGCCATCCGCGCCATGGGCGACAAGACGGCGGCCCGCCGCTGTATGCAGGCGGCCGGCGTGCCCACCGTGCCCGGCGCCATGGCGCCGGTGACGGATGAGGCGGCCGCGCGCACGCTGGCGCACGACCTCGGCTATCCGGTGATGGTGAAGGCGGCGGCTGGCGGCGGTGGCCGTGGGATGCGGGTGGTGCGGGAAGCGTCCGAGCTCGCCGGTGCGCTCGAGGCCGCGAGCTCGGAAGCGGCAAAGGCGTTCGGCGACCCCGCCGTGTACCTGGAGAAGTACGTCGTCGCGCCGCGCCACGTCGAGATCCAGGTGTTGGCCGACGCCGAGCGCACCGTGCATCTGGGGGAGCGCGAGTGCTCGATCCAGCGGAGGCACCAGAAGGTGGTTGAGGAGGCGCCTTCGGTGGCCGTGACCCCCGCGCTGCGCGCGGCCATGGGTGCGGCGGCCGTGGCCGCGGCGCGTGCCGTGAACTATCGCGGCGCCGGTACCTGCGAGTTCCTGCTTGCCTCGGATGGCGCGTTCTACTTCCTGGAAATGAACACCCGCATCCAGGTGGAGCACCCCGTGACCGAGCTCGTGTACGGGGTGGACCTCGTGCGCGAGCAGCTTCGCATTGCGCGCGGGCTCCCGATGCGCGTGCCCCAGGGTCCGCTCGCGCCGCGCGGCTGGGCCATCGAGTGCCGGATCACGAGCGAAGATCCGGCGAACGGCTTTCTGCCGTCCACCGGCCGCATCGCCTATCTCCAGGTGCCGGCGGGCCCGGGCGTGCGCTGGGATGCCGGCGTCGGCATCGGCGACGAAGTCACGCTCTACTACGACTCGCTGCTCGCCAAGCTCATCGTCTGGGCACCAGACCGGGGTGCCGCGCTCTCCCGCATGAGGCGCGCGCTCGATGAATTGGTCGTCGTCGGCATCTCGACCAACCAGATGTTTCTTCGCCGCCTGCTCTCCGACCCCGCGTTCGCGCGGGGCGATATCGACATCCAGCTGCTCGAGCGCCGGCCCGATCTGCTCATGCCCGCCGCCGATGCCGCGCGCGACGTCGAGCTGGCCATCGCCGCTGCACTTGCCGAGGACGCGGTTCGCCACGCGCGGCGCCCCGCGGCGTTGGACGGCGCGTCTGGCCAGAGCGCGTGGACTCGCCAGGCGCGGCTCGATGCGGTCGGATGA